From Nicotiana tabacum cultivar K326 chromosome 15, ASM71507v2, whole genome shotgun sequence, the proteins below share one genomic window:
- the LOC107793071 gene encoding L-galactonolactone dehydrogenase, mitochondrial-like isoform X1, protein MLRSLTSKRSLQSLLLHHHHPLRRPNPQLTPFNPRPFSSTPGPTTSESELRKYIGYTLLLLGCGAATYYSFPFPENAKNKKAQLFRYAPLPDDLHTVSNWSGTHEVQTRTFLQPESIEELEGIVKAANEKKQRIRPVGSGLSPNGIGLTRAGMVNLALMDKVLNVDEEKKTVTVQAGIRVQQLVDAIKEYGITLQNFASIREQQIGGIVQVGAHGTGAKLPPIDEQVISMKLVTPAKGTIEISKEKDPELFYLARCGLGGLGVVAEVTLQCVERQELVEHTFLSNMKDIKKNHKKFLSENKHVKYLHIPYTDAVVVVTCNPISKSRGPPKHKPKYTTEEALQHVRVLYRESLQKYRGQVADSGSPEPEIDELSFTELRDKLLALDPLNKEHVIEINKAEAEFWRKSEGYRVGWSDEILGFDCGGHQWVSETCFPAGTLSKPSMKDLEYIEELMQLIEKESVPAPAPIEQRWTACSRSRMSPAYSSADGDIFSWVGIIMYLPTMDARQRRQITEEFFHYRHMTQAQLWDHYSAFEHWAKIEVPKDKEELASLQARLKKKFPVDAYNQARKELDPNRILSNNMLEKLFPSSEAV, encoded by the exons ATGCTTCGTTCTCTCACTTCCAAACGCTCTCTCCAATCCCTTCTTCTTCACCACCACCACCCTCTCCGCCGTCCTAATCCCCAACTCACCCCTTTCAATCCCCGCCCCTTCTCTTCTACACCGGGTCCCACCACATCCGAATCCGAACTCCGTAAATACATCGGCTACACACTTCTCCTCTTAGGGTGTGGTGCCGCCACATACTATTCCTTCCCTTTCCCCGAAAACGCCAAGAACAAAAAAGCTCAGCTATTCCGCTACGCTCCGTTACCTGATGATCTTCACACGGTCTCCAATTGGAGCGGGACCCACGAGGTGCAGACCCGGACTTTCTTGCAACCCGAGTCGATTGAAGAGCTCGAAGGGATAGTGAAGGCTGCGAATGAGAAGAAGCAGAGGATCCGGCCTGTCGGGTCGGGTTTGTCGCCCAATGGGATCGGGTTGACCCGAGCTGGGATGGTGAATTTGGCCTTAATGGATAAGGTTTTGAATGTGGATGAGGAGAAGAAAACGGTTACTGTTCAAGCTGGGATAAGGGTTCAGCAGCTTGTGGATGCTATTAAGGAGTATGGGATTACTCTTCAGAACTTTGCATCCATAAGAGAACAGCAAATCGGTGGCATTGTCCAG GTTGGTGCCCATGGCACTGGTGCCAAGTTGCCTCCAATTGATGAGCAAGTCATAAGCATGAAATTGGTTACCCCTGCCAAAGGCACAATagaaatttcaaaagagaaaGATCCAGAACTCTTTTATCTAGCTCGATGTGGACTTGGGGGCCTTGGTGTGGTCGCGGAAGTCACTCTTCAGTGTGTTGAGAGGCAGGAACTTGTAGAACATACTTTCCTATCTAACATGAAAGATATCAAGAAAAATCACAA GAAATTCCTATCCGAGAACAAGCATGTCAAATACTTGCACATTCCATATACTGATGCAGTTGTGGTTGTGACATGCAATCCTATATCTAAATCGCGAGGTCCACCAAAGCATAAACCTAAATATACTACAGAAGAAGCCTTGCAGCATGTACGAGTTCTCTATCGGGAGTCATTGCAGAAGTACAG AGGTCAAGTTGCTGATTCTGGTTCTCCTGAACCTGAGATAGATGAACTATCATTCACTGAACTGAGAGATAAACTACTTGCTTTGGATCCTCTCAACAAGGAGCATGTAATTGAAATCAACAAAGCTGAGGCAGAATTCTGGAGGAAATCAGAAGGATATCGAGTAGGCTGGAGTGATGAAATTTTAGGCTTTGACTGTGGTGGCCACCAGTGGGTGTCAGAGACATGTTTCCCTGCAGGAACCTTGTCAAAGCCTAGCATGAAAGACCTGGAGTACATTGAGGAATTGATGCAGCTCATTGAGAAAGAAAGTGTACCTGCTCCTGCACCTATAGAACAGAGATGGACTGCTTGCAGCAGAAGTCGAATGAGTCCAGCTTATAGCTCAGCGGATGGTGATATATTCTCATGG GTTGGAATAATTATGTATCTTCCAACCATGGATGCTCGGCAGAGGAGGCAAATCACTGAGGAGTTCTTCCACTACAGGCATATGACGCAAGCGCAGTTGTGGGATCATTACTCTGCTTTTGAACATTGGGCGAAGATTGAG GTTCCTAAGGACAAGGAAGAGCTTGCCTCTCTGCAGGCAAGGCTAAAGAAGAAATTTCCGGTGGATGCATACAATCAAGCACGAAAGGAGCTGGACCCAAACCGCATCCTTTCTAATAACATGCTTGAGAAGCTCTTCCCTTCATCTGAGGCTGTGTAA
- the LOC107793071 gene encoding L-galactonolactone dehydrogenase, mitochondrial-like (The RefSeq protein has 4 substitutions, 1 frameshift compared to this genomic sequence) yields MLRSLTSKRSLQSLLLHHHHPLRRPNPQLTPFNPRPFSSTPGPTTSESELRKYIGYTLLLLGCGAATYYSFPFPENAKNKKAQLFRYAPLPDDLHTVSNWSGTHEVQTRTFLQPESIEELEGIVKAANEKKQRIRPVGSGLSPNGIGLTRAGMVNLALMDKVLNVDEEKKTVTVQAGIRVQQLVDAIKEYGITLQNFASIREQQIGGIVQVGAHGTGAKLPPIDEQVISMKLVTPAKGTIEISKEKDPELFYLARCGLGGLGVVAEVTLQCVERQELVEHTFLSNMKDIKKNHKKFLSENKHVKYLHIPYTDAVVVVTCNPISKSRGPPKHKPKYTTEEALQHVRVLYRESLQKYRGQVADSGSPEPEIDELSFTELRDKLLALDPLNKEHVIEINKAEAEFWRKSEGYRVGWSDEILGFDCGGHQWVSETCFPAGTLSKPSMKDLEYIEELMQLIEKESVPAPAPIEQRWTACSRSRMSPAYSSADDDIFSWVGIIMYLPTMDARQRRQITEEFFHYRHMTQAQLWDHYSAFEHWAKIEVPKDKEELAALQERLKKKLPVDAYNQARKELDPNRILSNNMLEKLFI; encoded by the exons ATGCTTCGTTCTCTCACTTCCAAACGCTCTCTCCAATCCCTTCTTCTTCACCACCACCACCCTCTCCGCCGTCCTAATCCCCAACTCACCCCTTTCAATCCCCGCCCCTTCTCTTCTACACCGGGTCCCACCACATCCGAATCCGAACTCCGTAAATACATCGGCTACACACTTCTCCTCTTAGGGTGTGGTGCCGCCACATACTATTCCTTCCCTTTCCCCGAAAACGCCAAGAACAAAAAAGCTCAGCTATTCCGCTACGCTCCGTTACCTGATGATCTTCACACGGTCTCCAATTGGAGCGGGACCCACGAGGTGCAGACCCGGACTTTCTTGCAACCCGAGTCGATTGAAGAGCTCGAAGGGATAGTGAAGGCTGCGAATGAGAAGAAGCAGAGGATCCGGCCTGTCGGGTCGGGTTTGTCGCCCAATGGGATCGGGTTGACCCGAGCTGGGATGGTGAATTTGGCCTTAATGGATAAGGTTTTGAATGTGGATGAGGAGAAGAAAACGGTTACTGTTCAAGCTGGGATAAGGGTTCAGCAGCTTGTGGATGCTATTAAGGAGTATGGGATTACTCTTCAGAACTTTGCATCCATAAGAGAACAGCAAATCGGTGGCATTGTCCAG GTTGGTGCCCATGGCACTGGTGCCAAGTTGCCTCCAATTGATGAGCAAGTCATAAGCATGAAATTGGTTACCCCTGCCAAAGGCACAATagaaatttcaaaagagaaaGATCCAGAACTCTTTTATCTAGCTCGATGTGGACTTGGGGGCCTTGGTGTGGTCGCGGAAGTCACTCTTCAGTGTGTTGAGAGGCAGGAACTTGTAGAACATACTTTCCTATCTAACATGAAAGATATCAAGAAAAATCACAA GAAATTCCTATCCGAGAACAAGCATGTCAAATACTTGCACATTCCATATACTGATGCAGTTGTGGTTGTGACATGCAATCCTATATCTAAATCGCGAGGTCCACCAAAGCATAAACCTAAATATACTACAGAAGAAGCCTTGCAGCATGTACGAGTTCTCTATCGGGAGTCATTGCAGAAGTACAG AGGTCAAGTTGCTGATTCTGGTTCTCCTGAACCTGAGATAGATGAACTATCATTCACTGAACTGAGAGATAAACTACTTGCTTTGGATCCTCTCAACAAGGAGCATGTAATTGAAATCAACAAAGCTGAGGCAGAATTCTGGAGGAAATCAGAAGGATATCGAGTAGGCTGGAGTGATGAAATTTTAGGCTTTGACTGTGGTGGCCACCAGTGGGTGTCAGAGACATGTTTCCCTGCAGGAACCTTGTCAAAGCCTAGCATGAAAGACCTGGAGTACATTGAGGAATTGATGCAGCTCATTGAGAAAGAAAGTGTACCTGCTCCTGCACCTATAGAACAGAGATGGACTGCTTGCAGCAGAAGTCGAATGAGTCCAGCTTATAGCTCAGCGGATGGTGATATATTCTCATGG GTTGGAATAATTATGTATCTTCCAACCATGGATGCTCGGCAGAGGAGGCAAATCACTGAGGAGTTCTTCCACTACAGGCATATGACGCAAGCGCAGTTGTGGGATCATTACTCTGCTTTTGAACATTGGGCGAAGATTGAG GTTCCTAAGGACAAGGAAGAGCTTGCCTCTCTGCAGGCAAGGCTAAAGAAGAAATTTCCGGTGGATGCATACAATCAAGCACGAAAGGAGCTGGACCCAAACCGCATCCTTTCTAATAACATGCTTGAGAAGCTCTTCCCT ATCTGA